A genomic stretch from Solanum stenotomum isolate F172 chromosome 8, ASM1918654v1, whole genome shotgun sequence includes:
- the LOC125873820 gene encoding uncharacterized protein LOC125873820, translating into MPGYGKFMKELVTKKRILEYETIEEPHSCSAIITNDSITKREDPRAFTIPCTIGMLQLAKALCDLGESINLIPYAIYKKLGLGEPKSTAMRLLMDDRSIKHPVGILYDILVKVDRFIFSADFVILDCEIDTEIPIILSIKQPSNIHVLSTEDVIAKAVAVVSHLMINNEPLESVVANYDESKVLGYEEVVAALS; encoded by the exons atgcCCGGATATGGCAAATTCATGAAAGAGCTGGTCACAAAGAAAAGGATCTTGGAATATGAAACGATAGAGGAGCCCCATAGTTGCAGTGCAATTATAACAAATGATTCAATCACTAAGAGAGAAGATCCTAGAGCATTCACAATCCCTTGCACAATTGGCATGCTCCAACTTGCTAAAGCCTTGTGCGACTTAGGGGAAAGTATCAACTTGATTCCCTATGCAATATACAAGAAACTTGGTTTGGGTGAACCAAAATCAACCGCAATGAGACTCCTCATGGATGATCGATCAATCAAGCACCCAGTCGGAATACTCTATGACATATTAGTAAAAGTGGATCGGTTCATCTTTTCGGCTGATTTTGTGATTCTAGATTGTGAGATCGATACTGAAATTCCCATTATTTTG TCCATAAAGCAACCAAGTAACATCCATGTATTGTCCACTGAAGATGTGATAGCTAAAGCAGTGGCAGTTGTGAGTCATTTAATGATTAATAATGAGCCACTTGAATCGGTGGTTGCTAATTATGATGAATCCAAAGTTCTGGGTTACGAGGAAGTGGTAGCTGCTTTATCATGA